The following proteins come from a genomic window of Lolium rigidum isolate FL_2022 chromosome 5, APGP_CSIRO_Lrig_0.1, whole genome shotgun sequence:
- the LOC124654903 gene encoding LIM domain-containing protein WLIM1-like: MATSFQGTTTKCNACDKTVYLVDKLTADNRVYHKACFRCHHCKGTLKLANYNSFEGVLYCRPHFDQLFKRTGSLDKSFEGTPKVVKPERNVENENAIKVSSSFAGTREKCFGCSKTVYPIERVTVNNTMYHKSCFKCSHGGCTISPSNYIAHEGKLFCRHHHTQLIKEKGNFSQLENDHEKSSQSAGSVDDEESEY, translated from the exons ATGGCGACTTCATTCCAGGGAACCACCACCAAGTGCAACGCCTGCGACAAGACGGTGTACCTCGTCGACAAGCTCACCGCCGACAACCGCGTCTACCACAAGGCCTGCTTCAGATGCCACCACTGCAAGGGCACTCTCAAG CTTGCGAACTATAACTCGTTCGAAGGAGTGCTCTACTGCAGGCCTCACTTTGATCAGCTCTTCAAGAGGACTGGGAGCTTGGACAAGAGCTTTGAAG GAACTCCAAAGGTTGTCAAGCCAGAAAGAAATGTTGAGAATGAG AATGCTATTAAAGTCTCGAGCTCATTTGCTGGCACCAGAGAGAAGTGTTTTGGATGCAGCAAGACAGTCTACCCAATTGAGAGG GTTACTGTCAATAACACCATGTACCACAAGAGCTGCTTCAAATGCAGCCATGGAGGGTGCACCATCAGCCCTTCAAATTACATCGCACACGAGGGCAAGCTCTTCTGCAGGCACCATCATACTCAGCTGATCAAGGAGAAGGGGAATTTCAGCCAGCTCGAGAACGACCACGAGAAGTCATCTCAAAGTGCAGGGTCAGTGGATGATGAAGAATCAGAGTATTAA